A single Bacteroidales bacterium DNA region contains:
- a CDS encoding adenosine kinase, whose amino-acid sequence MKGIIGIGNAITDIMTILPDDNLLTTIQFPKGSMQLVDEETIKKIENLTQKFPKTLKSGGSVANTMYGIASFNFPTAYIGKIGYDEIGQFYKSDMEQQGVKCYFSMSELNSGKAIAMITPDSERTFATYLGAAAELKPEEIDHSWLDSYAIMHIEGYLIFNRDLVLKVAEMAKAKGMLISYDLASFNIVADNLDFIKAFMKKYVDIVFANEEEAKAFTGKSPEESLNELAEYCSYAIVKIGKEGSLIKYNGQTYKIPAIKANAIDTTGAGDWYASGFLYGLCNQLPIETSGKIAALLAGNVIEHIGAKIPQEKLNQVIELAKKM is encoded by the coding sequence CAAAAGGAAGTATGCAATTAGTTGATGAAGAAACGATAAAAAAGATAGAAAATTTGACTCAAAAATTTCCAAAAACGCTAAAATCGGGTGGCAGTGTAGCTAATACAATGTATGGTATCGCTTCATTTAATTTTCCGACGGCATATATTGGCAAAATTGGATACGACGAAATAGGCCAGTTTTACAAATCGGATATGGAACAACAAGGTGTTAAATGCTATTTTTCGATGTCGGAACTTAATTCCGGAAAAGCAATTGCTATGATTACTCCCGATTCAGAACGAACTTTTGCTACATACTTAGGAGCAGCTGCTGAGCTTAAGCCTGAAGAAATTGATCATTCATGGCTCGATTCGTATGCCATTATGCACATTGAAGGATACTTAATTTTTAATAGAGATTTGGTGTTGAAAGTAGCAGAAATGGCAAAAGCAAAAGGTATGCTTATTTCTTACGATTTGGCAAGTTTTAATATTGTTGCAGATAATCTCGACTTTATCAAAGCGTTTATGAAAAAATATGTTGACATTGTTTTTGCCAACGAAGAAGAAGCCAAAGCTTTCACCGGTAAGTCGCCCGAAGAATCGCTCAACGAACTTGCCGAATATTGTTCATATGCTATTGTTAAGATAGGAAAAGAAGGCTCGCTCATAAAGTATAATGGACAAACATACAAAATACCGGCTATTAAAGCAAATGCTATTGATACAACAGGAGCAGGCGATTGGTATGCATCCGGATTTTTATATGGGCTTTGCAATCAATTACCAATAGAAACTTCTGGAAAAATTGCTGCATTATTAGCTGGTAATGTTATAGAGCATATTGGAGCTAAAATTCCTCAAGAAAAGTTAAATCAAGTTATAGAATTGGCAAAAAAAATGTAA